The following proteins are encoded in a genomic region of Periophthalmus magnuspinnatus isolate fPerMag1 chromosome 21, fPerMag1.2.pri, whole genome shotgun sequence:
- the osbpl6 gene encoding oxysterol-binding protein-related protein 6 isoform X2, whose protein sequence is MSQYHQCQPPPPRLPHNRALSSEDRSTTPLKTSTPVHKSASSSSSSQRDSRQEADSWEIIEGLKIGQSNVRRPDKHEGFMLKKRKWPLKGWHKRFFVLDNGILKYSKSPLDIQKGKLHGSIDVGLSVMSIKKRSRRIDLDTEEHIYHLKVKSQDIFDAWVSKLRHHRLYRQNEIVRSPREATMRTFPPPTAIESPPNVSTLGHEAKMKPSSLPWQPVAPNNSSNSTLPAPYSNGQSKVAVWLQESEEMDKCAEELARCQSNLTDLSRLLQSLEILQRTQSAPNFTEMQTNCVELSKKEKRINRRWRTKSVGKDAKFQLQVPQSASMSPIRLHSSNPNLCAELADYQPPASRLTETVEYTSDYIKLQEDFCTIAQKVHSLLKSAFNTVAIEKEKIRQILSNQEQTDQAVQITSLRKSLSQAVSQNAELRSRLNRIHSESVLTEQVVSVNIISTPDEAGEQMGIPLTQQASNESRLSMSESVSEFFDAQEVLLSASSSENEGSDDESYVSDVSDNISEDNASVTDNVSRQMANGDFAGSAFRNGRRTCLPAPCPDTSNINLWNILRNNIGKDLSKVSMPVELNEPLNTLQRMCEELEYSELLDKAAETEDPFERMVLVAAFAVSGYSSTYYRAGSKPFNPILGETYECIREDKGFCFFSEQVSHHPPVSACHCESKNFTFWQDVRWKNKFWGKSMEILPIGSVNLTIPSFGDHYEWNKITTCVHNILSGQRWIEHYGEITIRNTKSSACLCKLTFVKGNYWSSNVNEVQGFVMDQEGKVIHRLFGKWHEGLYCGVPPSAKCVWRPGSMPTDYELYYGFTRFAIELNELCPELKDALPRTDARFRPDQRYLEEGNLEMAASEKQRIEDLQRARKKWNEENNIRQEPRFFKKVIDANHRERWVSNSTYWELRRNPGFINMESTVHLW, encoded by the exons GAAGCAGACAGCTGGGAGATCATTGAGGGGCTCAAGATTGGCCAGAGCAATGTTCGGAGGCCCGATAAACATGAAGGTTTTATGTTGAAGAAGCGCAAATGGCCACTGAAAGGCTGGCACAAG cGTTTTTTTGTTCTGGACAATGGCATCCTCAAGTACTCCAAGTCCCCTCTTGAT ATCCAGAAAGGAAAACTCCATGGCAGCATTGATGTGGGCCTCTCTGTCATGTCAATTAAAAAGAGGAGTCGGCGCATTGACctggacacagaggagcatATATATCACTTGAAG GTCAAATCTCAAGACATTTTCGATGCCTGGGTGTCCAAGTTACGTCACCACCGGCTTTACCGACAGAACGAGATTGTGCGATCTCCTCGAGAGGCCACCATGAGAACGTTTCCTCCTCCAACTGCCATCGAGTCTCCCCCAAATGTATCTACTCTGGGACATGAGGCCAAG ATGAAACCCAGCAGCTTGCCATGGCAACCAGTGGCCCCCAataacagcagcaacagcaccCTCCCAGCTCCCTACAGCAACGGCCAGAGCAAGGTGGCAGTTTGGCTCCAGGAGTCAGAGGAGATGGACAAGTGCGCAGAGG AGCTTGCCCGATGCCAGTCCAACCTGACCGATTTGAGTCGACTATTACAAAGTCTGGAGATACTACAAAGAACCCAGTCAGCTCCTAATTTCACTGAAATGCAG ACCAATTGTGTAGAATTGTCTAAGAAAGAAAAGCGCATAAACAGAAGATGGAGAACAAAAAGTGTCGGGAAAGATGCAAAATTCCAGCTTCAG GTCCCACAGTCTGCAAGTATGTCCCCCATCCGCCTCCATTCGTCCAACCCTAATCTCTGTGCTGAGCTGGCGGACTACCAGCCCCCTGCGTCGCGGCTGACGGAGACTGTGGAGTATACCAGTGACTACATTAAACTACAGGAGGACTTCTGCACCATCGCCCAAAAAG TGCACTCTCTTTTGAAGTCAGCCTTTAACACAGTGGccatagaaaaagaaaagatcAGGCAGATTCTGTCAAACCAGGAACAGACGGACCAGGCAGTTCAGATCACCTCGCTCAGGAAGTCACTCTCACAG gCTGTGTCCCAGAATGCAGAGCTCCGAAGCCGCCTAAACCGTATCCATTCTGAATCGGTCCTGACTGAACAAGTTGTCAGCGTGAACATCATCTCAACGCCTGACGAG GCTGGAGAACAGATGGGGATCCCTCTGACTCAGCAGGCTTCCAATGAGAGTCGACTATCCATGTCAGAATCTGTGTCGGAGTTCTTTGATGCCCAGGAAGTGCTACTGTCAGCCAGCTCCTCCGAAAATGAG GGCTCAGACGATGAGTCATATGTCAGTGATGTGAGTGACAATATTTCCGAGGACAACGCCAGTGTCACAGATAATGTCTCCAGACAAA TGGCCAATGGGGACTTTGCTGGCAGTGCCTTCCGTAATGGGCGCCGCACGTGTCTGCCTGCTCCCTGCCCTGACACCAGCAACATCAACCTGTGGAACATCCTGAGAAACAACATTGGCAAAGACCTATCCAAAGTGTCCATGCCGGTAGAACTGAACGAACCGCTCAACACTCTACAGCGCATGTGTGAGGAGCTAGAGTACAGCGAGCTCCTGGACAAGGCCGCAGAGACCGAAGACCCATTCGAGCGCATG GTTTTAGTGGCTGCATTCGCTGTCTCAGGCTACTCCTCCACTTACTACAGAGCAGGAAGTAAGCCATTCAATCCGatacttggagagacttatgaATGTATACGTGAAGATAAGGGCTTTTGTTTCTTCTCTGAACAG GTGAGCCACCATCCTCCTGTCTCTGCATGCCACTGTGAGTCAAAGAACTTCACCTTCTGGCAAG ATGTTAGATGGAAAAACAAATTTTGGGGAaagtccatggaaatattacCTATTGGGTCTGTGAATCTAACAATCCCAAG TTTTGGAGATCATTACGAGTGGAATAAAATCACTACCTGTGTGCACAACATTCTGAGTGGACAGAGGTGGATTGAACACTATGGAGAGATCACCATCAGAAACACAAAGAGCAGTGCCTGTCTTTGCAAACTCACCTTTGTCAAG ggaAATTACTGGAGTTCAAATGTCAATGAGGTGCAGGGATTTGTGATGGACCAAGAGGGCAAAGTCATTCATAGGCTTTTTGGAAAATGGCACGAAGGCCTTTACTGTGGAGTCCCACCTTCTGCCAAATGTGTCTGGAGACCAG GCTCTATGCCCACAGACTATGAGTTATATTATGGCTTCACCAGGTTTGCAATTGAACTAAATGAACTATGCCCAGAATTAAAAGATGCCCTACCACGGACTGATGCTAGATTCAGACCAGATCAAAG GTACTTAGAGGAAGGCAACCTTGAGATGGCAGCCTCAGAAAAACAGAGGATAGAAGACCTTCAGAGAGCCAGGAAGAAATGGAACGAGGAGAACAACATCAGACAGGAGCCACGCTTTTTCAA aaaagTGATAGATGCCAATCACAGGGAACGGTGGGTCTCCAACAGCACATATTGGGAACTCCGGAGAAATCCTGGCTTTATCAACATGGAGTCGACTGTACATCTGTGGTAG
- the osbpl6 gene encoding oxysterol-binding protein-related protein 6 isoform X1, producing the protein MSQYHQCQPPPPRLPHNRALSSEDRSTTPLKTSTPVHKSASSSSSSQRDSRQEADSWEIIEGLKIGQSNVRRPDKHEGFMLKKRKWPLKGWHKRFFVLDNGILKYSKSPLDIQKGKLHGSIDVGLSVMSIKKRSRRIDLDTEEHIYHLKVKSQDIFDAWVSKLRHHRLYRQNEIVRSPREATMRTFPPPTAIESPPNVSTLGHEAKQMKPSSLPWQPVAPNNSSNSTLPAPYSNGQSKVAVWLQESEEMDKCAEELARCQSNLTDLSRLLQSLEILQRTQSAPNFTEMQTNCVELSKKEKRINRRWRTKSVGKDAKFQLQVPQSASMSPIRLHSSNPNLCAELADYQPPASRLTETVEYTSDYIKLQEDFCTIAQKVHSLLKSAFNTVAIEKEKIRQILSNQEQTDQAVQITSLRKSLSQAVSQNAELRSRLNRIHSESVLTEQVVSVNIISTPDEAGEQMGIPLTQQASNESRLSMSESVSEFFDAQEVLLSASSSENEGSDDESYVSDVSDNISEDNASVTDNVSRQMANGDFAGSAFRNGRRTCLPAPCPDTSNINLWNILRNNIGKDLSKVSMPVELNEPLNTLQRMCEELEYSELLDKAAETEDPFERMVLVAAFAVSGYSSTYYRAGSKPFNPILGETYECIREDKGFCFFSEQVSHHPPVSACHCESKNFTFWQDVRWKNKFWGKSMEILPIGSVNLTIPSFGDHYEWNKITTCVHNILSGQRWIEHYGEITIRNTKSSACLCKLTFVKGNYWSSNVNEVQGFVMDQEGKVIHRLFGKWHEGLYCGVPPSAKCVWRPGSMPTDYELYYGFTRFAIELNELCPELKDALPRTDARFRPDQRYLEEGNLEMAASEKQRIEDLQRARKKWNEENNIRQEPRFFKKVIDANHRERWVSNSTYWELRRNPGFINMESTVHLW; encoded by the exons GAAGCAGACAGCTGGGAGATCATTGAGGGGCTCAAGATTGGCCAGAGCAATGTTCGGAGGCCCGATAAACATGAAGGTTTTATGTTGAAGAAGCGCAAATGGCCACTGAAAGGCTGGCACAAG cGTTTTTTTGTTCTGGACAATGGCATCCTCAAGTACTCCAAGTCCCCTCTTGAT ATCCAGAAAGGAAAACTCCATGGCAGCATTGATGTGGGCCTCTCTGTCATGTCAATTAAAAAGAGGAGTCGGCGCATTGACctggacacagaggagcatATATATCACTTGAAG GTCAAATCTCAAGACATTTTCGATGCCTGGGTGTCCAAGTTACGTCACCACCGGCTTTACCGACAGAACGAGATTGTGCGATCTCCTCGAGAGGCCACCATGAGAACGTTTCCTCCTCCAACTGCCATCGAGTCTCCCCCAAATGTATCTACTCTGGGACATGAGGCCAAG CAGATGAAACCCAGCAGCTTGCCATGGCAACCAGTGGCCCCCAataacagcagcaacagcaccCTCCCAGCTCCCTACAGCAACGGCCAGAGCAAGGTGGCAGTTTGGCTCCAGGAGTCAGAGGAGATGGACAAGTGCGCAGAGG AGCTTGCCCGATGCCAGTCCAACCTGACCGATTTGAGTCGACTATTACAAAGTCTGGAGATACTACAAAGAACCCAGTCAGCTCCTAATTTCACTGAAATGCAG ACCAATTGTGTAGAATTGTCTAAGAAAGAAAAGCGCATAAACAGAAGATGGAGAACAAAAAGTGTCGGGAAAGATGCAAAATTCCAGCTTCAG GTCCCACAGTCTGCAAGTATGTCCCCCATCCGCCTCCATTCGTCCAACCCTAATCTCTGTGCTGAGCTGGCGGACTACCAGCCCCCTGCGTCGCGGCTGACGGAGACTGTGGAGTATACCAGTGACTACATTAAACTACAGGAGGACTTCTGCACCATCGCCCAAAAAG TGCACTCTCTTTTGAAGTCAGCCTTTAACACAGTGGccatagaaaaagaaaagatcAGGCAGATTCTGTCAAACCAGGAACAGACGGACCAGGCAGTTCAGATCACCTCGCTCAGGAAGTCACTCTCACAG gCTGTGTCCCAGAATGCAGAGCTCCGAAGCCGCCTAAACCGTATCCATTCTGAATCGGTCCTGACTGAACAAGTTGTCAGCGTGAACATCATCTCAACGCCTGACGAG GCTGGAGAACAGATGGGGATCCCTCTGACTCAGCAGGCTTCCAATGAGAGTCGACTATCCATGTCAGAATCTGTGTCGGAGTTCTTTGATGCCCAGGAAGTGCTACTGTCAGCCAGCTCCTCCGAAAATGAG GGCTCAGACGATGAGTCATATGTCAGTGATGTGAGTGACAATATTTCCGAGGACAACGCCAGTGTCACAGATAATGTCTCCAGACAAA TGGCCAATGGGGACTTTGCTGGCAGTGCCTTCCGTAATGGGCGCCGCACGTGTCTGCCTGCTCCCTGCCCTGACACCAGCAACATCAACCTGTGGAACATCCTGAGAAACAACATTGGCAAAGACCTATCCAAAGTGTCCATGCCGGTAGAACTGAACGAACCGCTCAACACTCTACAGCGCATGTGTGAGGAGCTAGAGTACAGCGAGCTCCTGGACAAGGCCGCAGAGACCGAAGACCCATTCGAGCGCATG GTTTTAGTGGCTGCATTCGCTGTCTCAGGCTACTCCTCCACTTACTACAGAGCAGGAAGTAAGCCATTCAATCCGatacttggagagacttatgaATGTATACGTGAAGATAAGGGCTTTTGTTTCTTCTCTGAACAG GTGAGCCACCATCCTCCTGTCTCTGCATGCCACTGTGAGTCAAAGAACTTCACCTTCTGGCAAG ATGTTAGATGGAAAAACAAATTTTGGGGAaagtccatggaaatattacCTATTGGGTCTGTGAATCTAACAATCCCAAG TTTTGGAGATCATTACGAGTGGAATAAAATCACTACCTGTGTGCACAACATTCTGAGTGGACAGAGGTGGATTGAACACTATGGAGAGATCACCATCAGAAACACAAAGAGCAGTGCCTGTCTTTGCAAACTCACCTTTGTCAAG ggaAATTACTGGAGTTCAAATGTCAATGAGGTGCAGGGATTTGTGATGGACCAAGAGGGCAAAGTCATTCATAGGCTTTTTGGAAAATGGCACGAAGGCCTTTACTGTGGAGTCCCACCTTCTGCCAAATGTGTCTGGAGACCAG GCTCTATGCCCACAGACTATGAGTTATATTATGGCTTCACCAGGTTTGCAATTGAACTAAATGAACTATGCCCAGAATTAAAAGATGCCCTACCACGGACTGATGCTAGATTCAGACCAGATCAAAG GTACTTAGAGGAAGGCAACCTTGAGATGGCAGCCTCAGAAAAACAGAGGATAGAAGACCTTCAGAGAGCCAGGAAGAAATGGAACGAGGAGAACAACATCAGACAGGAGCCACGCTTTTTCAA aaaagTGATAGATGCCAATCACAGGGAACGGTGGGTCTCCAACAGCACATATTGGGAACTCCGGAGAAATCCTGGCTTTATCAACATGGAGTCGACTGTACATCTGTGGTAG